Proteins from one Camelina sativa cultivar DH55 chromosome 8, Cs, whole genome shotgun sequence genomic window:
- the LOC104705894 gene encoding LOB domain-containing protein 41-like: MRLSCNGCRVLRKGCSENCSIRSSLAWIESPKSQANATVFLAKFYGRTGLVNLINAVPNHLRPAIFRSLLHEACGRIVNPIYGSVGLLWSGSWQLCQAPVDAVLKGEAITPIATDTAANGQGPPIEVYDIRHISSKEENSGENGSSHHRKRYKTRRAKPKRKEKSITDHESSSSLSHHQSESNGKETVKFPVELELKLGIEPVLNHVVVVPVKKRRMGV, from the exons ATGAGGTTGAGCTGTAATGGATGCAGAGTTTTGAGAAAAGGGTGTAGTGAGAATTGCAGTATAAGATCATCTTTGGCTTGGATCGAATCACCTAAATCTCAGGCCAACGCAACCGTGTTTCTCGCTAAGTTCTACGGCCGTACTGGTCTCGTCAACCTCATCAACGCCGTTCCTAATCATCTTCGTCCTG CCATATTCCGATCGCTGTTGCACGAAGCTTGTGGGAGAATCGTGAATCCGATCTACGGTTCGGTTGGTTTACTGTGGTCTGGAAGTTGGCAGCTTTGTCAAGCACCTGTCGATGCGGTTTTAAAAGGTGAAGCCATCACGCCGATCGCTACGGATACGGCGGCGAACGGTCAAGGTCCGCCGATAGAAGTCTACGACATTCGTCATATCTCCTCCAAGGAAGAGAACTCCGGCGAAAATGGCTCGAGCCATCATCGGAAACGTTACAAGACCCGACGGGCTAAACCTAAGCGGAAGGAGAAATCTATTACAGATCAcgagtcgtcgtcgtcgttgagCCACCACCAGTCTGAAAGCAATGGGAAAGAGACGGTTAAGTTTCCGGTCGAGCTAGAGTTGAAGCTGGGGATTGAACCGGTTTTGAATCACGTTGTTGTTGTTCCGGTTAAGAAGAGGAGGATGGGTGTGTAA